Proteins co-encoded in one Girardinichthys multiradiatus isolate DD_20200921_A chromosome 11, DD_fGirMul_XY1, whole genome shotgun sequence genomic window:
- the LOC124876123 gene encoding lysophosphatidic acid receptor 6-like yields the protein MNSSGQNSCEKNDDFKYFMYSVVFSLVFVVGLLFNVIAMYIFFCTLKVRNETTTYMMNLVVSDTLFVLSLPFRIVYFIRRDWLFGSILCKISVALFYTNMYSSILFLTCISMDRFLAIVHPFRSQRIRTKRTAKLACLMVWVMVLCGSIPTGFLLDTTSPNNTNSSSNFCFENYSKKQWKAELSKVVIFIETVGFILPLLLNVFCSVMVLRTLRKSQTISRGGSLNKAKVLRMIFVHLLIFCFCFIPYNVNLIFYALVRSNILKGCYAEQVVRTIYPIALCLAVTNCCFDPVVYYFTSETIQSSIKRKSTAWYNGTKLMQTESIQGSPNTAVKNLTLRGMRLNDNESTVDEFYQRCE from the coding sequence ATGAATAGCAGTGGTCAAAACAGCTGTGAAAAGAATGATGACTTTAAATACTTTATGTACAGCGTGGTCTTCAGCTTGGTGTTTGTGGTGGGACTTTTATTCAACGTGATAGCGATGTACATCTTCTTCTGCACACTGAAGGTACGGAATGAGACCACCACGTACATGATGAACCTCGTGGTCTCGGATACTCTATTCGTCCTTAGCCTGCCTTTTCGGATTGTGTACTTCATCCGACGTGACTGGCTGTTCGGCAGCATCCTCTGCAAGATCTCCGTGGCCCTGTTTTATACCAACATGTACAGCAGCATCCTCTTCCTCACCTGCATCAGCATGGACCGCTTTCTGGCCATTGTCCACCCGTTCCGGTCGCAGAGGATCCGCACAAAGAGGACCGCCAAACTGGCCTGCCTAATGGTGTGGGTGATGGTTCTCTGTGGCAGTATACCCACTGGGTTCCTTCTGGACACCACCTCACCTAACAACACCAACTCTTCCTCGAACTTCTGCTTCGAGAACTACTCGAAAAAACAGTGGAAGGCTGAGTTGTCGAAGGTGGTGATTTTTATTGAGACTGTGGGCTTCATCCTACCACTATTGCTCAATGTATTTTGCTCAGTGATGGTGTTACGAACACTGAGGAAATCTCAAACCATCAGCCGTGGAGGGAGCCTCAACAAGGCAAAGGTCTTGAGGATGATCTTTGTGCATCTGCTCATCTTCTGCTTCTGCTTCATTCCATACAACGTTAATCTCATCTTCTACGCCCTGGTGCGCTCCAACATCCTAAAGGGGTGCTATGCAGAGCAGGTGGTCAGAACGATCTACCCCATAGCTCTCTGCTTAGCTGTGACCAACTGTTGTTTTGATCCAGTTGTTTACTACTTCACATCAGAGACAATTCAAAGCTCCATCAAGCGAAAGTCAACAGCTTGGTACAATGGGACCAAATTAATGCAAACAGAAAGCATACAAGGTAGTCCGAATACAGCAGTCAAGAACCTTACACTAAGGGGCATGAGATTAAATGACAATGAGTCCACTGTTGATGAGTTCTACCAGAGATGTGAGTGA